ATCTGAATCTATTATGTCATTTCCGATGGATATTATGGATGAGGCTGGTTTACGAGCCAATCTCGCGATTGAAACGGGAGTATTTTCTCTTTCCGCATGTTTATACGGGATGCTTATCTTAGTTGCTTTATTATATTATAGAGCAACGGAATATAAAGAATTTTTACTATATACCTGCTACGCTTTTTGTATGGGAGCGTCTTACGACGTAAATTATGGAAATGCAATAGAGCTATTTTGGGAAAATTCACCTCTTTGGAGCGAAAAAGTGAATTACTTTTTCTTTAACTTAGGAGGCGTTTTTGGATTCCAATTCATTCGGAAATTTTTAGAAACAGAAACGTTTCTGCCTTGGGTGGATCGGACATTATTCTTTTTTTCCGTTATTCTTGGTCTGACACTTCCGCTCATTTTTACAATGGATACGATTGCTTACCTGACCTTGACTAACGAGATCATATATTCTATTTCTATTCCTATGATATTGATTTCAGGGATTTACCTGAGGGGAAGAGGAAATCGTAAATTAAACCTGTTTTTAGTTTCCTGGGGATTATATCTTACCCTAGGGTATATTAGTATTTTTTACTATATGGGGATTTTAGAATACGGATTCTTTACAGTGTATTCGGTGCCTCTTTTCTTTCCCGCGGACCTTCTCATTCTTCTTTATAATATCATCCAAAAGTATTCTCAAAATTTGGAGGAGAAGAATAGCCTTCTCGAGGCATTGAGAGGTTTCATAAATAAACCCAGATATGCTCGTTCTAAGATCTCGGGGCTAGATGTAGATGAGTCTTTGAATGCGTTAGATCATCTGATGAACACGGAGAAATTATTTGCCGAAGAAGAAGTTACCATCCAAATGGTCGCTTCTAAGATAGGCTTGAGTACCCATCAATTATCTGAACTACTGAACTCCAGGCTTGGACTGGGATTTGCCGCTTATTTGAATTCCAAAAGGATAGAAGAAGCTAAGCTACTTCTAAAAAACGATACTGAAGATAATATTCTAAATATTGCATTTGCAGTAGGTTTCGGTTCTAAAACTTCTTTTAATGTGGAATTTAAGAAGGCGACTGGCCTTACTCCGAAACAGTACAAAAGTTTTGTTCAAAAAGCAATTTCATAAGAAAGTAGAAATTTTTTCAAGTCCCGACTGAAACAATTCTGTCTCAGAGATCAAGCTGATCACTATACTTCCGGAATCTTCTTCGAATCCGAACATTGAACCTGGATGAACCAATACTTTCTCTTTTTCTAATAATCTAAAGGAAAATTCTTCATCGTTTAAGAAGGAATTGCATTGCAATACAGCATACCATCCTCCTTTGGGAGAAGAGTAAACAATTTCAGGATGTGAAGAATGAAAACTTTCCAGAAATTGAAGATTTCTATGTATTCTTCTAAGCACTTGGCTTTGGATCATATTTCTCCATTGGAGTAATTCAGGAAGAGCAAGTTGTATTGGAGTTCCTACGGAAAGATATGTATCCGAAATAATCTCTAATCTCTCCTTACATTCCTCTTTCCAATTTGTAGGACCTCCAACATGGATCCAAGAGAGTTTCATTTGGGGAAGCGCCAGTATTTTTGAGACTCCATTTACTACAAATACTGGGAAATCTGTATGAAAGAAATCGATTTGGTTTGGATTTTTTTCGTGTAGGTAATCTGAGAAGACTTCATCTAAGACCAATGCTATTCTTTTGGTTTTAGAAATGACTTTCAGCTTTTCGAATTCTTTAGAAGTAAGCAAACTTCCTGTTGGGTTATTCGGAGAAACTAAAAATAGAATTTTGGTTTTATTAGTGATCTTTGAGTTTAAGTCATCGAAATCAATTTTCCAATCTTCGTTTTGATCTAGTTTATAAGAATTGAATTCAACACCGTCCAATATGGATAAGAATTCGAAGAGTGGATATCCGGGAGAAGGGATGAGGACTTCTTCTCCCGGGTTACATAATAATTTTATTAAATAGGAATATGCTTCTGAAGAAGAGGACGTTAAAAATAGGTCTTCTTCCGAGATAGTATGACCTTTTTCTTTATAATAGTTTACGATGGATTTTCTGGCGCTGATAGTTCCTTTTGGATTTGGATCATATTCCAGACTTTCCGGTTTTTCCAGAGAATGTAATATAGCTTCTCTTGGATAGACAAGCCCCACTTTAGTAGGATTGGAAACGGTAAGATCGATCCAATCTTGTCCAGATCTCTTAAAAGATTCCAAAAGAGAATATAGATCATTCTCCCCAGATATGAATTCGAATCTATCGCTAAAGCGAGGTGTGTTTTCCGAATCCATTTGTTTTTCTTAATGTATAAAT
The sequence above is a segment of the Leptospira hartskeerlii genome. Coding sequences within it:
- a CDS encoding 7TM diverse intracellular signaling domain-containing protein yields the protein MIRISIFFLVLISSFGSIFAKELPFILNTNEHNKNITPELYLWEKNYTENIPPPSNQIDGWKRIRSNALNFNFSKRSYWLKFRIRFREEIRENLYLVIRWKAHDLAELYTSNGVIPIQRVGDTLSKSNWPVKNVLYPTLLLQGEPGEEKEFVVRIKSESIMSFPMDIMDEAGLRANLAIETGVFSLSACLYGMLILVALLYYRATEYKEFLLYTCYAFCMGASYDVNYGNAIELFWENSPLWSEKVNYFFFNLGGVFGFQFIRKFLETETFLPWVDRTLFFFSVILGLTLPLIFTMDTIAYLTLTNEIIYSISIPMILISGIYLRGRGNRKLNLFLVSWGLYLTLGYISIFYYMGILEYGFFTVYSVPLFFPADLLILLYNIIQKYSQNLEEKNSLLEALRGFINKPRYARSKISGLDVDESLNALDHLMNTEKLFAEEEVTIQMVASKIGLSTHQLSELLNSRLGLGFAAYLNSKRIEEAKLLLKNDTEDNILNIAFAVGFGSKTSFNVEFKKATGLTPKQYKSFVQKAIS
- a CDS encoding pyridoxal phosphate-dependent aminotransferase, with translation MDSENTPRFSDRFEFISGENDLYSLLESFKRSGQDWIDLTVSNPTKVGLVYPREAILHSLEKPESLEYDPNPKGTISARKSIVNYYKEKGHTISEEDLFLTSSSSEAYSYLIKLLCNPGEEVLIPSPGYPLFEFLSILDGVEFNSYKLDQNEDWKIDFDDLNSKITNKTKILFLVSPNNPTGSLLTSKEFEKLKVISKTKRIALVLDEVFSDYLHEKNPNQIDFFHTDFPVFVVNGVSKILALPQMKLSWIHVGGPTNWKEECKERLEIISDTYLSVGTPIQLALPELLQWRNMIQSQVLRRIHRNLQFLESFHSSHPEIVYSSPKGGWYAVLQCNSFLNDEEFSFRLLEKEKVLVHPGSMFGFEEDSGSIVISLISETELFQSGLEKISTFL